A region of Pyxidicoccus parkwaysis DNA encodes the following proteins:
- a CDS encoding NB-ARC domain-containing protein, with translation MAAPDRWDVFISYARDDDEPFVKRLHDFLCEQGVQVWWDRAAMQSRGTTFLQEIRRAIESADRVLLVIGPRARHSAYVEAEWRHALTRGTVVTPILRLGTYKDVPEAVSALHCEDCTEAVPEGAAFSSVLRLVRTPVAPMGKPFGVPRRPSPFIERNQQLDQLRKRVLVDAYRPIELEPDQRITVATGMSGAGKSVLAAALVTAPDVLRSFPDGVFWLLIGRRPNVLETLRAIGTTLGDSNAQSYETDPSAKVRLSVVLADKRCLLVLDDVWSVEIVEALHTAASRDVRILITSQKRRLFASSGVHEVHIDELNEDESLKLLAGWVGLPVEALPDVAAEIVKECGRLPLAISMIGAMLRRRRPDTPPRWDQALARLKSADPSSIAHRLPDYAHESIERALLVGFDDLSEVTRARFVDLAAFPEDAAVPVRVVHTWWEHEQFAPIVIDDLVQDLADRSLIQFGAGDTFLVHDLVRDFLLARAEEASVQQRLLAALAAPTGGNWANSDEPYVFEHLAYHLERAHRSDEWAGLLVSFSWLLRKMEKRGVSSVILDLDRAAVSSSGNRSITTLLAVCRSVAHLLAHEPSQFAPQLLARVDESEQEEMRPLLDAARAWAHPAWLRPRTASLSRMDSVVVTFRGREADGHRGTPRSVVFSADGLYLATAGNSANDRTIKVWDLTAHRLLRTFNDAADAGGVTVMSFLPGARLAAAGLSGIQVYDLADASSVPYPITVRVTSIVPIAARDRMLVGFDDGRVAAVGGNDASATLREPDGSGVYALAVNDDGTSFACVTDSAVECRQLPTGALMGALPGRVESASGLGFGGRVVAFDSSRRLVFGSPLQTWSVGEPVATPRWPGQTDGVVALTPTGSHALLLDPSGERLGVRATGAEATAAYTNAHPHRFSCVAIAPDGALAASCDYEHDVVLWDLTRPAAASGPNRPAVFTARLDDECRRAFLSVKDEDPHTVELETLVQVPLAGPFIRRGTDLFDRELYAAVRAELTRREPPSEDPRSSIALVGNIAFASGARRALSAPSSRSKGADVEEGPTPATANDWYAVRLWELGATTPPRMLHGHTMTVRALDITRNGRFGISGSKGRMIRVWDLDTGTCLRVLRGHRGAVYSVAITEDGRLAVSGSEDMTLRLWDVASGALLSTFTGVSAVLSCDISRDGSVVIAGERSGRIHVLDVAGNRQIERADAAMS, from the coding sequence CCTCTGCGAGCAGGGCGTACAGGTGTGGTGGGACCGCGCAGCCATGCAGAGCCGCGGCACCACCTTCCTCCAGGAAATCCGGCGCGCGATTGAGTCGGCCGACCGGGTGTTGCTGGTCATCGGCCCCCGTGCTCGGCACTCGGCATACGTCGAGGCCGAGTGGCGCCACGCGCTGACGCGCGGCACTGTCGTCACTCCGATTCTGCGGCTTGGGACCTACAAGGACGTCCCCGAAGCCGTGTCGGCGCTTCACTGTGAGGACTGCACGGAGGCGGTCCCCGAAGGCGCCGCGTTTTCATCGGTCCTGCGCCTCGTTCGGACTCCGGTCGCCCCCATGGGCAAGCCCTTCGGCGTTCCGCGCAGGCCATCGCCGTTCATTGAACGAAACCAGCAACTCGACCAGCTTCGCAAACGCGTGCTCGTGGATGCATACAGGCCCATCGAGCTGGAGCCTGATCAGCGCATCACCGTCGCGACCGGCATGAGCGGCGCGGGCAAGAGCGTCCTCGCCGCGGCATTGGTGACCGCGCCTGATGTCCTTCGGTCATTTCCCGACGGCGTGTTCTGGCTTCTCATCGGACGACGCCCCAATGTGCTTGAAACCCTGCGCGCCATCGGTACGACGCTCGGCGACTCGAATGCGCAAAGCTATGAGACTGACCCAAGTGCCAAGGTCCGCTTGAGCGTCGTCCTCGCCGACAAGCGCTGTCTGCTCGTCCTCGACGACGTGTGGTCCGTGGAGATTGTTGAAGCGCTCCACACGGCTGCTTCGCGTGATGTGCGCATTCTGATCACGAGCCAGAAACGCCGCTTGTTCGCTTCGTCGGGCGTCCATGAAGTGCACATCGATGAGCTGAACGAGGACGAGTCGCTGAAGCTGCTGGCAGGCTGGGTCGGACTCCCGGTAGAGGCGCTGCCGGATGTCGCCGCCGAGATCGTGAAGGAATGCGGGAGGCTGCCGCTCGCCATTTCGATGATCGGCGCGATGCTGCGACGAAGAAGGCCAGACACGCCGCCGCGATGGGACCAGGCGCTCGCCAGGCTGAAGTCGGCCGATCCGTCGAGCATCGCGCACCGGTTGCCCGATTACGCCCACGAATCAATCGAGCGAGCGTTGTTGGTCGGGTTTGATGATCTCAGCGAAGTCACGCGGGCGCGATTCGTCGACCTCGCGGCGTTTCCCGAAGATGCCGCGGTACCGGTGCGCGTGGTTCACACGTGGTGGGAGCACGAGCAGTTCGCTCCCATCGTCATCGACGACCTCGTGCAGGACCTCGCGGACAGATCGCTGATTCAGTTCGGAGCAGGCGACACCTTCCTGGTCCACGACCTCGTGCGGGATTTTCTCCTGGCTCGCGCGGAGGAGGCGTCCGTGCAGCAGCGCCTGCTTGCGGCCCTGGCCGCGCCGACAGGTGGCAACTGGGCCAACAGCGACGAGCCGTACGTGTTCGAGCACCTCGCCTACCACCTCGAGCGCGCCCATAGGAGTGACGAGTGGGCGGGGCTTCTCGTCAGCTTCTCCTGGCTGCTGCGCAAGATGGAGAAGCGGGGTGTGTCTTCAGTCATCCTCGACCTCGATCGCGCGGCTGTCTCTTCCAGTGGAAACCGTTCCATCACGACGCTGCTTGCCGTGTGCAGAAGCGTCGCGCATCTGCTGGCGCACGAACCGTCGCAGTTCGCGCCCCAACTGCTTGCCCGGGTCGACGAGAGCGAGCAGGAGGAGATGCGACCGCTGCTGGATGCGGCGCGAGCCTGGGCGCATCCCGCCTGGCTCAGGCCGCGCACCGCGAGCCTGTCCAGAATGGACTCGGTCGTGGTCACGTTCCGGGGGCGCGAAGCCGACGGCCACCGTGGCACTCCTCGTTCAGTGGTGTTTTCCGCCGATGGTCTCTATCTCGCCACGGCGGGCAATTCGGCCAACGACCGCACAATCAAGGTCTGGGACCTCACCGCGCATCGGCTGCTTCGCACGTTCAACGATGCCGCTGATGCTGGCGGGGTCACCGTGATGTCGTTTCTCCCAGGAGCACGGCTCGCCGCTGCGGGTCTGAGCGGGATCCAGGTGTATGACCTCGCCGACGCGAGCTCGGTGCCCTACCCAATCACGGTCCGTGTGACCAGCATCGTCCCTATCGCCGCAAGGGACCGCATGCTCGTGGGGTTCGACGACGGCCGAGTCGCCGCTGTGGGTGGCAACGATGCATCCGCGACCCTACGAGAGCCGGACGGCAGCGGTGTCTACGCGCTGGCCGTCAATGACGATGGGACGAGTTTTGCCTGCGTGACGGATTCCGCCGTGGAGTGTCGCCAGCTCCCGACGGGGGCGTTGATGGGTGCATTGCCTGGGCGGGTTGAGTCTGCTTCAGGCCTCGGTTTTGGTGGACGCGTCGTCGCATTCGACAGCAGCCGTCGGCTCGTGTTCGGAAGCCCGCTGCAGACATGGAGCGTCGGCGAGCCCGTCGCAACACCGCGATGGCCCGGGCAGACGGATGGCGTCGTGGCACTGACACCGACGGGCAGCCATGCGCTGCTGCTCGACCCGTCGGGTGAACGACTCGGCGTGCGGGCAACGGGGGCCGAGGCAACAGCGGCCTACACAAACGCTCATCCGCACCGGTTTTCATGCGTCGCAATCGCACCGGACGGGGCCCTTGCCGCGAGCTGCGATTACGAGCACGACGTGGTGCTCTGGGACCTCACGCGACCTGCCGCGGCATCAGGTCCGAATCGTCCCGCGGTGTTCACCGCACGGCTCGATGATGAGTGCCGCCGCGCGTTTCTGAGCGTCAAAGACGAGGACCCTCACACGGTGGAGTTGGAGACCCTTGTCCAGGTGCCGTTGGCGGGCCCATTCATCCGGCGCGGTACCGACCTCTTCGATAGGGAACTCTACGCAGCCGTGCGCGCGGAGCTCACACGCCGCGAGCCGCCGAGCGAGGACCCGCGTAGTTCCATCGCGCTGGTCGGCAACATCGCGTTTGCATCGGGAGCGAGACGGGCACTTTCCGCGCCGAGTAGCCGTTCGAAAGGCGCGGATGTCGAGGAGGGCCCTACGCCCGCGACAGCGAACGACTGGTACGCGGTGCGGCTGTGGGAACTGGGCGCGACGACGCCCCCACGGATGCTGCACGGCCACACCATGACCGTCCGCGCTCTGGATATCACCCGCAATGGCCGCTTCGGCATCTCAGGCTCGAAGGGGCGCATGATCCGGGTATGGGATCTCGACACGGGAACGTGTCTTCGCGTCCTGCGTGGACATCGTGGCGCCGTCTACTCGGTGGCCATCACCGAGGACGGTCGATTGGCGGTGTCCGGGTCAGAGGACATGACGCTGCGCCTGTGGGATGTGGCGAGTGGCGCTCTCCTCTCGACGTTCACCGGGGTCAGCGCCGTCCTGTCGTGCGACATCTCTCGCGACGGCTCGGTCGTCATTGCTGGAGAGCGGTCCGGACGGATTCATGTGCTCGACGTCGCGGGCAATCGACAGATCGAGCGCGCGGATGCCGCCATGTCATGA